The sequence below is a genomic window from Cicer arietinum cultivar CDC Frontier isolate Library 1 unplaced genomic scaffold, Cicar.CDCFrontier_v2.0 Ca_scaffold_6113_v2.0, whole genome shotgun sequence.
TAAATTGTCAATataatttattctttaaaatgcttttaattttttaagcaaAGCCAAAATTTAGATATTTCAAACTATGTGATTAAAATGGAGACCATATCACGTGATGCGGCAAATCGTATAAGAACGCTTTAGCCGCATCAAACAACGATGAGCTATGTAATTatcaaacaatttatatttcaatttattttgctTTTGTATCATAGATTTAGAATGTGTTTTAAAGAATTAATGATATGTTGAAGTGATAGAAAGTTGATAATAAGATATTACAGATAAAATAGAAGATATGTAAGATAAAGAATTAATGATATGTTGAAGTGATAGGAGTTGCATGATTCTTGAAATCCGAGTCTAAATCGAAAACGAATAGAAGGAATTAGTCTACAGGTGAGAGGGGATTATTGACTAAACTTCATTAATAGGTTCAACGTTTAAATTGCAcaaggtttttaatcaaatcCAAGTCCTCCTAAGTCCTAACACTAATATGATTACAGATCTTCTACAACATTCTTAATCAAATACGATTCCGCCTAACACCAAATCTTTCATCCATCTTTAGAATTAATCAACCTATTGTGTTGTTGGTTTTGAATCATGAGGAGGTGGTCGATGTGCTAAATGTTTGTCGTGGTCTTGGTTTATCAATTGAGAGGGTAGGAATAAATCCTTAGTTTTGCGAATTGGTGGAATAGTCCAATAGTTTGCCTTCAAATAAATTGTTtcattataatgattttttgaGTTTCCTTATactttctataatttgtttttcttatataaaaaaaaattaataccaGAGTGTACTTCCATCACTTACTAATGTTAAttgctaatttattttattttgtgtcaCTACAAATTCTAATTCTACTTATTACAAATCTACAAATTGGCCTTGTAAGAAgaaatttatgtattaaatCAAACATTGGTTGAAAGCGGTAAATTAAAAACAGAGGACCTTCTTATATTATATAACTGACATATTTGTTAACCATTTGAAACTCAATCTTGTCTATATATTCCCTTTTTAATAAATACTGTTTTAGAAAAAGCTTCAAATATACCCGCACAaccattttatatttaattataaaaacataCACGTAAAAACACCCAGAaataaggagaaaaaaaaatttaatatgattaaATTCCAACGTTTCATTAACAGAGAGTTAGTTATGCGTTGGTTAACTAACTAACAAACTAGCAAAAACCGTTATGTCAATTAGTTACTTTTAAACCTCCCGAGCATATCCATATCATACATTATACATAACACATTTAATCACTAAAATTGCACTGCTAAATATCTCTTTCAAAACCGTATTGCATTGCTCTCtcttgaaaaaacaaaaacccCTGTCATGGCTGATCAACAACCTGCTGCACCGGAAATTGCTGATCAACAACTTGCACCACCGGAAATGGCTGATCAACAACCTGCTGCACCGGAAATTGCTGATCAACAACTTGCACCACCGGAAATGGCTGATCAACAACCTGCTGCACCGGAAATTGCTGATCAACAACTTGCACCACCGGAAATGGCTGATCAACAACCTGCTGCACCGGAAATTGCTGATCAACAACTTGCACCACCGGAAATGGCTGATCAACAACCTGCTGCACCGGAAATTGCTGATCAACAACTTGCTCCACCGGAAATGGCTGATCAACAACCTGGTTCACCGGTCACGTCTGATACTTTATACAGATCATTAAAGCCACTATTCTATTATAGGACGACGAGGAGAAGGCTCATTCCGACTGAACCATACGTTGATGTAACCTTTCTACAAGACACGCAACCGTGTTCTGAATTGTGTTGCTTAAGATCATGCTATTCTGTTGTTTGTTGCTGCGTGGTATGCTAGCtgttctttctcttttctttcttaattgttatgaatttattttttttatcttgctTAATTGTAATGGTTATAACTGTTTTCAGGCGTATGGGATATACATATATCTAACAACTGAACGAAAGAAGAAGTGACTGGCTGTATACTACACACGAGTTTCTTTACCTTGTTAAATTCGaatgatcattttatttttaggcaatatgatcatttacatgtccttttatttttctctgTAAGCTACACATtggttataaaataaatgagttgATATATTTTGTCCTCAAATTAGCTCATATATGTATATAGTCTATTTTCTACTCTTGCAATTTTTACCTTGCAGCTTGCAAgaaagttctttttttttttatatgaaagaAAGTTCTTTTTTTAAGTCATAAAGAAAGTTCTTCTTAATACAAACTTAGCTTAAAGTGAATTTTTGTATTaagaaatataacaaataaaagaaagagaaaattattttgtcaaAGAATGGAGCTACATGAAACTAGAGATTGCCCGCACACGAATTGAACGAACGCCTCTGTCATGCTTTATTTGCTTCACAATCACTATTTGCCGTATTTTACATACGACAATAATCACTTTACAAATCTTAGTAAAAAACAGTTGCGtcggcaaaaaaaaaaatggcttTGCCAATATTCCTACTGCATATTTCTTTAAagtaaaatagaaagaaaaaaaaaatcataaatagaaAATCGTTTTAACaaattttcgtttttctttcttttcatatttagtaccacaattttaaaaattctacaTTTATTTTGATGCACCAAGGTATTATTCAAGTCAATATGTAATATAAatatcttattgattttaaagtaTGCTTCCTACAGAGATATTGTGATGATAATACTAAAaggaaaattaatttgaagtattcaaaataaaagtg
It includes:
- the LOC101506628 gene encoding uncharacterized protein, producing the protein MADQQPAAPEIADQQLAPPEMADQQPAAPEIADQQLAPPEMADQQPAAPEIADQQLAPPEMADQQPAAPEIADQQLAPPEMADQQPAAPEIADQQLAPPEMADQQPGSPVTSDTLYRSLKPLFYYRTTRRRLIPTEPYVDVTFLQDTQPCSELCCLRSCYSVVCCCVAYGIYIYLTTERKKK